The sequence tttatttttttccgatcgctTTACTGGCCCAACGTGCTGAAGTGAGTCAGTTAATCTTATCGAATCGTGTGCGTGGAGCTTCTGCCTGAATGAGAAccagagaaaataagaaataaaagaagaaaaaagaaatccatcGTCTCTCATTTGGAACGTCTCTTATCGCTGCAAAGGACTTGTATAAGTCAGCCAGCCGAATCTCGTTAGACCGTATATTATAacgagggagaagaagaagaaggtgttGGGTATGTGTGTGCATCGTCGGTTGcgtctcttttcccttttttctttttcttctttttctttccttatttttgtCGTCGTTCGTCACTTCTTTATCACTTTCTGAGATTTCTCCTCCGCACTCTCCCATTTTCTATTGAAAAACACAAGAACCCAAGCGTCTTAATGGGTACATTCCTCTGATGAATGTCTTGATTGCTCTCCCTGCAAGACTCCGCGATTGATTGGGTCATTTTGATTTCGACCtggtcgtttttattttgtttctcattTTGGTCGCCAAATAAACAGGGCGGGGTTTGCGATCCGCCCCATAAAATCTTGTCGATATTTGATCCGATTGCTCCGCATTTCTCAACCGAAAACGCGACGGCGTCTCAAAACAGCGTGTCGGATAAGACGGGAAGGGGAAGACGAGACGCGGGAGAAAATGTGGAGAATCATCCGTCAGAAATACACACCGGGCAGTGTGATGGGCGGCGAGACTTGGGCGCCTCCTCGCATTCCGTGTTGTCATAATAACACGCAGATCACGAGCAGCTCTTATATAGACTGACCCAAAGGGCTACATAGCAGCACCAGTCCACGTAAGGATCAAGGGGAAATACACACGGACGACAGAAACAACCGAAAACTTGAAGGAAAgtcacgaaaaagaagaagaataagaataggacaaaataaagagagagggggggtgATCCCGACGCAAAAAGTCTAATCATCCCGGCGCCAGAGAAAAGAGTTTACGTGTCACGGAAAGGAGAAGCCGATCACGCTCGTTGCACAACAGCAGACATGCATGCATACGTATATAACTCGTCTACAgcttttcttccccccccccccgttttttctttctttccgtaTAGACCTTCTTGATATTCTTGTCCAAATATGAAGATAAATGCAAGACATTGTGGTGGCCATATGACTCATCGAAGGTTGTACCTCGGCAATCTAGCTCTCTATATACTGCACGTCGTTCGGTCATGCATTtttcagttcttcttcttgtatgtTATTTTATATCTTTGAAGACGAGGTGCCAGCAGCAGTTGCTGGGCTGGCGACCTCGCTCTCTCTTGCTCTATACTCTCTATATCCATCTTgataatctctctctcttgaacgaacgaacgaaagagagagagaaaaaagcaaaagtaatCGCACATTGTGAGATCGGCGGCGGCGCCCATCACCTgcaattatcttcttcttcttctgttgggCGACGTCGTCTTGGCTGCAACCTCAAATCGAACTCAAAAGATAACGCTTCTCGTTCGCCATTGAAGCATGTGCGCATCTAATCTATACTACGACACACGTCCAGTACTTATACGTGCAtagtttttcctttcctttcttCCTTTAGATTGCTGTACAAACCGCAGCAATAACGTTAATGGCTTCCAGGAATCGGGGTTGAATCGAACCCTTCCTCATTCTCTCCACACGAGAGATGAGGAATATTACATACAACCAGTTACCATCTTTtctccttcatttttttttggtgtgtgttggGAGGGGAAGGGTTGGAAATCGACAGTGTCGTAATAGGCTGTACATTACATATATATAAGAGTGAACGGCGCAAAGGAACAAAGTGATAAGCCGTAATAATCCGGTAAGCGGCGCTGGAAAAAAGAGGGCGAGACGCcaaagcgagagagagagaaagagatataATATGTATAGTACGTACGGTGTATAAGTAGTTACATTGTCCGTCTCTGTATGTGTACTACATTAtcgcattctctctctctctgcccttCAAACTTTAATCACAGGGTGAGAGTCGATGACGATGGAGGTGTGAGGGTTGGGGGCAAGGAATAAAGGTACCGGGGGGAATACATAATAGTACTACCACGTAATAGCAAaacggaggaggaaaaaaaaggtcgaGGAATCTTTTTATCCGCCGACCGAGTGTACATAtccgaaaaatatttcattttttcaaaggtgtttgtggaagaagaagaagatggaataGTGGGGGGTTGTttctaaaatgaaaatgaaaaaaaaggcaaagcgACTATGTCTAAGAGTTGATGGTATAGGAGGGTGAGGAATTACCTGGCGGGCAGAGGCAATCTGCCGGTGCCGAAGCGGCTTGTCTGATGGTGCGGCTGCGAGCCTGACTGCTACCGCTACCAGCATCGcccgagctgctgctgctgctgctgtcgggGAAGAGCATCAGTTTGTTGTCCAGGAGGGCCGTCAGTTTGACGTCGAGCTGCGGGTCGTCGATGGTGAGCGAGGCCTTCAGCCGTTCCTCGACCAGCAAGAGACGCCGATGAGTCGAGGCGTTCTGAGACCAAGTCACCGCGCACAACAGAACACTCAGCGTGGAGATGGCCAGCGCCAGCACACAGTACCGCCGCCAGACCAAATGACTCTTGCCGTTCAACGGccctgacgacgacgacgtgtcGCCGACGCCGCAACAGCAGTCGGGTGACGCTAGCAGTGCCAAAGCTTTCTTCTCATCCGACCGGCCGAGCTGGTCGCGGTCCGTCATTTTTCTGACGCTTCGGAGGattgattaattttgttttgttgttttttttgtttttttaaatcttttcttGGCCTTATTGCCGCGATGGTAGCACACAATTGTTGAATCGAATCGGTCTTGATTAAACAGTGATTAATACTCGggagtgaaaaaaataaataatgccAATCGCAGTCGCATCAATCAATTGAGATTGACAGATAACATGGTCGTCCCACTATCGATCCCGCTCTTTGCGGCAGAACACGCTCCGGGGGAATTGAACAAATACTCGGggctaataaaacaaaactcttttctcttcttcttcttttactagCAAAGTCCGAGTAAGCGACactggggagaaaaaaaaaaacacggcaATGCTCTTTAGCTGCTGGaggattttgactttttttcttcttgccacTAACAACACACTAGACACATCCAATCACGACGGCAGTGGGCAAACTACTGGCGGAGAGTGGAGAAGCTCGGGCACACAGACCCTACCCGGTCCCCCAGCAGCGCCCGTTTCCACACCAGCACTATAACGGCTCCTCCCCCCTTCAACCTCCTCTTCAAGCTAGCTGGCTGTGAAaggcaaatagaaaaaatatgtttttaaaattttttaaatggtaaaattataattttgtagaaaaaaggaaattattttttcaaaatgaaacgaagcgtttttattttatttaaacaaaaaaactcaatgggagaaaatgtttgattgcggCTCGAGATTTTCATTCACGTATATAGCATACCACCTCTTTATGCTCAATATCTTTCATTCTGGAGAGGCGCGCCGGCCTTTTGCTGGCCTTTCACTTATTCAAATCACCTCATCTACTCGATTACCTATTACATTCTCTCTCATGCCGTTCCGAGCTGTCACGTCGATATTttcaaacacatttttctcttctcccccTGTACTACTCTGTATCAAACTGCCCAGTTATAATCAAGATCGTTCTTTTCCGCTTTTCGCTTTCTCGGTTTCGCCCGTGGATCAAATAGTACAAACTGATGCATAATTGTACTTCTTTTCGAATGCTATTGAAAGCATCCCACAAAGTGAAAAGGTCTTGCTGGGCGATAATCACATTTCACTCAGTTTTCCCAAACTGGGCAGCAGGTTCAACGTGTCATGTGTTTTTCCCTTAGTGACCTTTTCTAATAGAAACATTCCCACTTCACTCGGAGGCAACATATTGCTTTATGGTATATCCTCACTGACTGACGTCTCGCGAAAAAGGCAATTTAACAACATAACGGAACAACACTTGTCCATAAAGTGGCAAAATTAAATACTGTTAataaggagggaaaaaaaaaaccaactgcATACAACTCTTGGTTGGCTTCGTTCGTTCATCCATCATCAAGAATGATGGGCTTAAGCGGTTTTTCAGGGGTGTCGGTAATAAGGAGTAAGCCAAACAGTCCTTTGTCCGCGTGTGTAATATCAGTAAGCATCATTTGTTTCTCTTAGGTAAATTCTACCTGCGGATCTGAAGCATTTTCGGTTGTCCTCTACCCCATGCATCAAGTGAAGAAATATTTCGCACGGAGAAGGTTATTATTGATTTTAGTTAATATGGTCTAAATAAgctgttaaaaaatttaaatgccttGTAAGGTGTGATTGTAATATGATAACAAagtaaacaatttgaaattctattcaaattaaaggctaaaaattcttttctcgcGATTTTGCCACTTTACCAGATAGATAGTACGTAGACTGGCCGCTGTTGCAGAAAGTTTACCGACATCTGTTGGGCTTCCGCTTGCATACTGTTCCCACTAGGGTTCGCCACAGTACAGACTGTACAGTCGAGTATAAAGAGAGTGACCGGATAGTGTGAGTGTGACTAGTCTCTACTAATCTGATAAAGAGTCGTCTGCACTCTTTTCTCCTCGTGGCTGTCGTTAACTCGTGTCAATCTCTTTTGAAGTTTGTGAGAGTTGAAGCTTATTAATAAGTTGAAAAGGATGCCTcctaaaaaacagaaacataaGAAAAGGGTATGTAAAATATTTGTCTATTTAATTTGACGTAGACGTGATTGCATTAAGACCTAACACTGACaagagcatttttttttctagaagaATAAGCCTAAGAAAAACTGGGAGGAACCAGAAGAAATCAAACGGGCTCCCCACTCGATTGTTATTTTCCGTGGAAATGTCGGAAAATACATTGAAACACTAATGAAGGATTTCCGACGAGTAATGGAGCCTAATACAGCATCAAGCTTGAAAGCTACTGAAAAGAATTCCATCAAAGATTTTGTGTCGATTGCTGGCCCCCTTCACGTGACTCATTTGGTGATGTTTTCTCGTTCTGAACTCAGTCCTTTCCTTAGGATCTGTCGTCTTCCTCATGGACCTACATTGACTTTCAAGATTTTGGAATACAGCTTATCCAAagatattgtttcaattcagaAAAGACAAAATACTTATGACAAACAGTATCTCACCCATCCACTTGTTGTGTTAAATAACTTTGCTGGTGAAGAACTCAAATTGAAGTTGATGACATCCATGTTTCAAAACATGTTTCCTTCAATCAATGTCGCTAAAGTATGTTTTTGATCCCTGTCCAATAGCATGATTTTCtaattaattatattttgatGTATTGCAGGTGAAACTGAACACAATTCGTCGTTGTGTTCTGTTACATTATTATCCAGAAGATGGTAGTGTGGAATTTCGTCATTATTCAATCAAGGCTGTACCTGTTGGTGTTTCAAAAGCTGTGAAAAAGCTTGTTTCAAGCAAAGTTCCCAATCTGGGAAAATTGAGCGACATTTCCGAGTTTATcgaaaagtaaattttaaaaataaaactcttaagttattttattattttaaacaatttttgttaatcTTAGATCAGGTCAATATTCAGAGAGTGAAGCTGAAGATGATCCTGCAAGTAATGTCACTCTTCCACAAAATTTAGCTGGTAGAGGATCAAAAGCTGGAGCGAAATCTGCTGTTCGAATGATTGAACTTGGGTACATTAAttaatttgtatttctttcGTGACTGGCAATTTTCTCTGATTAACCGGCTCTTTTGCCTGTTGTTCATTTAAACTCTTTCAATAGTCCCAGGATTCGTATGGAATTGATAAAAATCGAAGAAGGTATAGTTGATGGAGAAGTCCTTTACCATCAATTCATTCAgaagacagaagaagaaaagaaaataattcgacAACGAAGAGAAACCAGGCGGTATGAAGACTGAACAGAAATTTCAAGTCTTAAAGGTGAATAAGATATTAACTTTccatttcttgaatttcaggaaaaacgacgaaaaagtacgaaaaattcaagaagcgcaacggaaaaagaaggaagaagtaaAAGAACAGCACAGGGAGAAGTCGATGGAAGGTATGAAGcgaaaacaagacaaagaaGCTCTGGGAAAGTTTGctgaaaacgaagaagaagccgcTGAAGACGATGACGCAGAATATTATCGAAGTGAAGTCGGACAGGAACCAGAGAAAGGTATAACGTATTCAGAATCGGATTTAAAAGAACGAAGTTTTAATGATTACTTTGATTTCAGATCTGTTTACTGCACGTGCAAGAAGTACCAAATCATCTCTATCTGGACCAGCAGCTAAGAGGGCTaaaatcgagaaaaagaagatgttggaaagaaataacaaaggCAATGGAAGTAAAACTGGTTCAAGAGGAAAAGACTCGGGTGAttccagacaaaaaaatttcaa is a genomic window of Daphnia pulicaria isolate SC F1-1A chromosome 2, SC_F0-13Bv2, whole genome shotgun sequence containing:
- the LOC124327156 gene encoding protein Peter pan-like isoform X2, yielding MPPKKQKHKKRNKPKKNWEEPEEIKRAPHSIVIFRGNVGKYIETLMKDFRRVMEPNTASSLKATEKNSIKDFVSIAGPLHVTHLVMFSRSELSPFLRICRLPHGPTLTFKILEYSLSKDIVSIQKRQNTYDKQYLTHPLVVLNNFAGEELKLKLMTSMFQNMFPSINVAKVKLNTIRRCVLLHYYPEDGSVEFRHYSIKAVPVGVSKAVKKLVSSKVPNLGKLSDISEFIEKSGQYSESEAEDDPASNVTLPQNLAGRGSKAGAKSAVRMIELGPRIRMELIKIEEGIVDGEVLYHQFIQKTEEEKKIIRQRRETRRKNDEKVRKIQEAQRKKKEEVKEQHREKSMEGMKRKQDKEALGKFAENEEEAAEDDDAEYYRSEVGQEPEKDLFTARARSTKSSLSGPAAKRAKIEKKKMLERNNKGNGSKTGSRGKDSGDSRQKNFKSGRTPKSGGKLGFKGASKIQRKR
- the LOC124327156 gene encoding protein Peter pan-like isoform X1, which encodes MPPKKQKHKKRKNKPKKNWEEPEEIKRAPHSIVIFRGNVGKYIETLMKDFRRVMEPNTASSLKATEKNSIKDFVSIAGPLHVTHLVMFSRSELSPFLRICRLPHGPTLTFKILEYSLSKDIVSIQKRQNTYDKQYLTHPLVVLNNFAGEELKLKLMTSMFQNMFPSINVAKVKLNTIRRCVLLHYYPEDGSVEFRHYSIKAVPVGVSKAVKKLVSSKVPNLGKLSDISEFIEKSGQYSESEAEDDPASNVTLPQNLAGRGSKAGAKSAVRMIELGPRIRMELIKIEEGIVDGEVLYHQFIQKTEEEKKIIRQRRETRRKNDEKVRKIQEAQRKKKEEVKEQHREKSMEGMKRKQDKEALGKFAENEEEAAEDDDAEYYRSEVGQEPEKDLFTARARSTKSSLSGPAAKRAKIEKKKMLERNNKGNGSKTGSRGKDSGDSRQKNFKSGRTPKSGGKLGFKGASKIQRKR